In Desulfuribacillus alkaliarsenatis, the following proteins share a genomic window:
- the def gene encoding peptide deformylase has protein sequence MAIRIIRKNEDPVLREAAKPVKKINENVQKLIDDMLETMYDAEGVGLAAPQVGILKRVIVIDVGDGPIVLINPEIVESAGNKKGSEGCLSFPGLVGDVCRSEYVKVKAQNREGEEFCIEGKGLMARALQHEVDHLNGVVFLDHTDKVYKTKK, from the coding sequence ATGGCAATCCGTATTATTAGAAAAAATGAAGACCCAGTCCTACGAGAAGCAGCCAAACCAGTAAAAAAAATCAATGAAAATGTGCAAAAACTCATAGACGATATGCTTGAGACGATGTATGATGCAGAAGGTGTAGGCTTAGCTGCCCCGCAGGTAGGCATTCTTAAGCGAGTTATTGTAATCGATGTTGGAGACGGTCCAATCGTGCTTATAAACCCTGAAATAGTTGAATCAGCTGGAAATAAGAAGGGGTCGGAGGGGTGTCTAAGCTTTCCAGGTCTAGTTGGTGATGTTTGCAGATCTGAGTATGTTAAAGTTAAGGCACAAAACCGTGAAGGTGAAGAGTTTTGCATCGAAGGTAAAGGACTTATGGCTAGGGCACTGCAGCATGAAGTAGATCATCTGAATGGTGTAGTGTTTCTTGACCATACAGACAAAGTGTATAAGACAAAGAAATAG
- the fmt gene encoding methionyl-tRNA formyltransferase gives MRILFMGTPDFAVPCLEALIEHNYNVIGVVTQPDRPKGRKQVLTPPPVKVVAEKYNLPVFQPEKISNNDETDKFKDMQIDLVITAAFGQLLSKEFLAIPRLGCINVHASLLPKYRGGAPIHWAVINGETETGVTIMYMVEKLDAGPMISQKTVQIADTDTTGIVYDKVTKAGATLLIETLPELINGRCSPVEQDHRQATFAYNIRREDEIIDWRRPAKEIYNQVRGLAPWPGAYTTLEGQIIKVWSSEEFNDNINNSYDRVGTVVKVVKEGPIISTGNGLLLIKEIQPAGKKLMPATNYVNNGKLLQGTSLGT, from the coding sequence ATGCGAATTCTATTTATGGGAACACCAGATTTTGCTGTTCCATGTTTAGAGGCATTAATTGAACATAACTACAATGTTATAGGAGTTGTTACACAGCCAGATCGACCTAAGGGTAGAAAACAGGTTCTCACTCCACCACCAGTTAAAGTTGTAGCTGAAAAATACAATTTACCTGTTTTTCAGCCTGAGAAAATTTCAAATAATGATGAAACTGATAAATTTAAGGACATGCAAATAGACTTAGTGATTACAGCTGCATTTGGACAACTTTTATCGAAAGAATTTTTGGCAATCCCAAGACTAGGTTGTATTAATGTACATGCATCTTTACTACCTAAATATCGAGGTGGTGCTCCAATACATTGGGCTGTTATTAACGGCGAGACGGAAACTGGTGTCACCATAATGTATATGGTAGAAAAACTTGATGCAGGACCAATGATTAGTCAAAAAACAGTGCAAATAGCTGACACCGATACAACAGGTATTGTATATGACAAGGTGACTAAGGCTGGTGCCACATTGCTAATAGAAACCCTACCAGAATTAATAAATGGGCGTTGTAGTCCAGTTGAGCAAGATCATAGACAAGCAACCTTTGCTTATAACATTCGTCGTGAAGACGAAATTATTGACTGGAGACGGCCTGCAAAGGAAATATATAATCAGGTGCGGGGTTTGGCACCGTGGCCAGGAGCTTATACTACATTAGAAGGACAAATTATTAAAGTTTGGTCAAGCGAAGAATTTAATGATAACATTAATAATTCTTATGATAGAGTAGGAACAGTTGTTAAAGTTGTTAAAGAAGGACCAATTATTAGTACTGGGAATGGCTTATTACTGATTAAAGAAATTCAACCAGCAGGCAAGAAATTAATGCCAGCTACTAACTATGTGAACAATGGTAAATTATTACAAGGGACGAGCCTTGGAACATAG
- a CDS encoding DUF116 domain-containing protein, with protein sequence MDINSYAPKRIFLGLILAFVVLFSTLMYYLWHLGTNQETAIYRFLFTGIIVSGFIVMGFISVVLGSMVVTILRAQTMSVPLLQNLMRITIGYFFPIVMQIGKVLRIQKNHIMQSFIQVNNQMVLAKQIKVPAEDMLMLLPHCVQDANCKYKITRDIDNCKLCGKCPVNDLITLSSKHGINMRVATGGTLARQIVKSLRPRVILAVACERDLVSGIIDSMPLPVYGILNVRPNGPCFNTHVIIEEIEKAIEQFKAYPPTWSELNEAEQAANK encoded by the coding sequence ATGGACATTAACTCATACGCTCCAAAGCGCATATTTCTTGGTCTGATATTAGCATTTGTAGTGCTATTTAGCACACTAATGTATTATTTATGGCATCTTGGTACTAATCAAGAAACGGCTATTTATCGATTTTTATTTACGGGAATTATTGTCTCAGGTTTTATTGTCATGGGATTTATTAGTGTTGTATTAGGCAGTATGGTTGTAACAATTTTACGTGCACAAACGATGTCAGTACCACTTTTACAAAACCTAATGCGTATCACTATCGGCTATTTCTTCCCAATTGTTATGCAAATAGGAAAGGTGCTACGCATACAGAAAAACCATATCATGCAGTCATTCATACAAGTAAATAACCAGATGGTGCTAGCAAAACAAATTAAGGTTCCAGCAGAAGACATGCTAATGCTGTTACCACACTGCGTACAAGATGCAAACTGTAAATATAAAATCACTAGAGATATTGATAACTGCAAGTTATGCGGTAAATGCCCAGTGAATGATTTAATAACTTTGAGTAGCAAGCATGGTATTAATATGCGTGTTGCAACTGGTGGCACATTAGCCAGACAGATTGTGAAGTCCTTACGACCAAGAGTAATCCTCGCAGTTGCTTGTGAACGAGATTTAGTAAGTGGAATTATTGATAGTATGCCATTGCCTGTTTATGGAATATTAAATGTAAGACCTAATGGACCATGCTTCAATACACATGTAATTATAGAAGAGATTGAGAAGGCTATTGAGCAATTTAAGGCTTACCCGCCTACATGGAGTGAATTAAATGAAGCAGAGCAAGCAGCAAACAAATAA
- the rsmB gene encoding 16S rRNA (cytosine(967)-C(5))-methyltransferase RsmB yields MKQSKQQTNKPANARELAVTILVKLEEQDGFSNLLLNHELNNTNLDARDKGLVTEIVYGTIQRQNTIDHVINAFLKKRTVKQLDPWLRQLLRISVYQLRYLDKIPNRAVAYEAVELAKKLGHQGIASFVNGVVRNIIRSPEAPITPEISKDKIEHLSLKHSLPSWLIKKWMEDLGEDKLTDMLTVINNPPPFTIRYNPLKTNKQSFEQSLDKLQIKWQNSSYLEEAYIIQGVGNVSKLEIFNSGLFTVQDESSMLVARVLNPFPTATVLDACAAPGGKTTHIAELQGDKGQITANEIHPHKVKLIEQLTHRLGIKSVNKNIGDFLNYDKNCKYDFVLLDAPCSGLGVIRRKPELKWRMTQTAIDSLVELQKRLIRHAGSFVKPGGSLIYSTCTINRAENNSVVEDFLADNKDFQGQSIQELLPQELHKHMHNEYSVQVLPNYMNSDGFYIAKLEKN; encoded by the coding sequence ATGAAGCAGAGCAAGCAGCAAACAAATAAACCAGCAAATGCAAGGGAGCTAGCTGTCACTATCTTAGTTAAATTAGAAGAGCAGGATGGCTTTAGTAATCTTTTGTTAAATCATGAGCTGAATAATACTAATTTAGATGCCCGGGATAAGGGGCTAGTAACAGAAATAGTCTATGGTACAATCCAACGTCAAAATACAATTGACCATGTTATAAATGCCTTTTTAAAAAAGCGCACAGTCAAGCAATTAGACCCATGGTTAAGACAGCTTCTACGTATATCCGTATACCAGCTTAGGTATTTAGACAAAATACCTAATCGAGCAGTTGCTTATGAGGCTGTTGAATTAGCTAAGAAACTAGGACATCAAGGCATAGCTTCATTTGTAAATGGAGTCGTCCGCAACATCATTAGAAGTCCAGAAGCTCCAATTACACCTGAAATTTCTAAAGACAAAATAGAGCATTTGTCGTTAAAGCATTCATTACCTAGTTGGCTAATAAAGAAATGGATGGAGGATTTAGGTGAAGACAAGTTGACAGATATGTTAACAGTGATAAACAATCCACCACCATTTACTATTAGATACAACCCGTTGAAGACTAATAAACAGTCATTTGAACAGTCCTTAGATAAACTTCAAATCAAATGGCAAAATAGTTCTTACCTCGAAGAAGCTTATATTATACAAGGGGTAGGTAATGTATCTAAGCTGGAGATATTTAATTCAGGGTTGTTCACGGTGCAGGATGAAAGCTCTATGCTTGTAGCTCGGGTTTTAAATCCATTTCCTACTGCAACTGTGCTGGATGCATGTGCTGCACCTGGAGGGAAAACCACACATATTGCGGAGCTGCAAGGGGATAAAGGCCAAATAACTGCCAATGAAATACATCCACACAAAGTTAAACTTATTGAGCAATTGACTCATAGATTAGGCATCAAAAGTGTTAATAAGAATATAGGGGACTTTTTGAATTACGATAAAAACTGTAAGTACGATTTTGTTTTACTAGATGCTCCTTGCTCTGGGCTAGGGGTGATCCGCAGAAAACCAGAGCTTAAATGGAGAATGACTCAGACGGCTATCGATTCTTTAGTAGAACTACAAAAACGACTTATACGTCATGCTGGGAGTTTTGTGAAACCAGGTGGGTCATTGATTTACTCAACATGTACCATAAACCGTGCAGAGAACAATAGCGTCGTTGAAGATTTTCTAGCTGATAATAAAGATTTTCAGGGGCAGAGTATTCAGGAATTGCTACCGCAGGAATTACATAAACATATGCACAATGAATATAGCGTTCAAGTGCTACCGAACTACATGAACTCCGATGGGTTTTATATAGCTAAACTGGAAAAGAATTAA
- the rlmN gene encoding 23S rRNA (adenine(2503)-C(2))-methyltransferase RlmN produces MKNLITDYTYDELIDRIKQLGEPKFRSTQLFEWIYQKRVKHFELMTNLSKSFQDKLSQEFVYPGIKQVAKQISKDGTIKWLLALPDEATIETVLMPSKYGNTVCVSTQVGCKMGCTFCASTLGGIERNLVAGEIVEQVLHAQRFLDHQNERVSNVVIMGSGEPLDNYDETIKFIKTINHEKGLNIGQRHITISTCGIVPKIYELIKDAPQVTLSVSLHATNDKLRTEIMPINKKHRLEDIIQACRDFVSETRRRVTFEYALISGVNDQPKHAREMVELLSQLMCHVNLIPVNEVAERNNKKSSLEQIEKFKKILEKGGISVTVRRERGADISAACGQLRAQIEKL; encoded by the coding sequence GTGAAAAACCTTATAACAGACTATACATATGATGAATTGATTGACAGAATCAAGCAGCTAGGGGAGCCAAAGTTTAGGTCCACTCAATTATTTGAATGGATCTACCAAAAGCGGGTTAAGCATTTTGAACTTATGACAAACCTTTCAAAAAGTTTTCAAGACAAACTGTCTCAGGAGTTTGTGTATCCTGGCATTAAACAAGTAGCAAAGCAAATATCAAAGGACGGGACTATTAAATGGTTATTAGCATTACCTGATGAAGCGACAATTGAAACAGTGCTGATGCCATCTAAATATGGAAATACGGTATGTGTAAGTACCCAGGTTGGCTGTAAAATGGGTTGTACATTTTGTGCTTCAACCTTAGGTGGAATTGAGCGTAACTTAGTAGCAGGAGAAATAGTTGAACAAGTACTGCACGCTCAACGTTTTCTAGATCATCAGAACGAGCGTGTTAGTAATGTTGTTATTATGGGTTCAGGTGAACCATTAGACAATTATGATGAAACGATAAAATTCATTAAAACAATTAATCACGAAAAAGGACTTAACATCGGCCAACGTCATATTACTATTTCTACCTGTGGAATCGTTCCGAAAATTTATGAATTAATAAAAGACGCACCGCAGGTTACCCTGTCTGTCTCATTACATGCAACAAACGACAAGCTACGCACTGAAATTATGCCAATAAATAAGAAGCATAGGCTTGAAGATATTATACAAGCATGTAGAGATTTTGTTAGTGAAACAAGGAGGCGCGTAACCTTTGAATATGCGCTTATCTCTGGTGTGAACGACCAGCCAAAACATGCTAGGGAAATGGTGGAGTTACTGTCACAATTAATGTGTCACGTTAACCTAATACCAGTAAATGAAGTAGCAGAAAGAAATAACAAAAAGTCATCTTTGGAACAAATAGAAAAATTCAAAAAGATATTAGAAAAAGGTGGAATATCTGTTACTGTCAGAAGGGAACGGGGTGCTGACATATCAGCTGCCTGTGGACAACTTAGAGCACAAATAGAGAAATTATAG
- a CDS encoding Stp1/IreP family PP2C-type Ser/Thr phosphatase: MEWAAKSDVGLVRKSNEDSYKVRITSGKPAIAIVADGMGGYQGGKVASSITVDSIIEGIDQFYPDDRDASSSDIDPAIILKRAIRYANEKVFKHAQENQDLLGMGTTVVVALLLDEEIIIGHVGDSRAYLVCDANIQQLTKDHSLVNELVKQGKISNEEALVHPQRNMITRALGTNAQVSVDIEKVSWTDNNVLLLCTDGLSGVVSGEELLAAFIEKQEVEDAVNYLLEKSLKVDGKDNITIVAVRKRQIQVDSEGVN; encoded by the coding sequence ATGGAATGGGCAGCTAAAAGCGACGTAGGACTAGTAAGAAAATCAAACGAAGATAGCTACAAAGTAAGAATAACTTCTGGAAAGCCTGCGATTGCTATTGTGGCAGATGGTATGGGTGGATATCAAGGTGGTAAGGTTGCAAGTAGTATTACAGTTGATTCAATTATAGAAGGTATAGATCAATTTTATCCAGATGATCGTGATGCAAGTAGTTCTGATATTGATCCTGCAATAATCCTAAAGCGGGCTATAAGATACGCTAACGAAAAGGTTTTTAAACATGCCCAGGAGAATCAGGATCTGCTTGGGATGGGAACTACAGTAGTGGTTGCTTTGTTGCTTGACGAAGAAATTATCATTGGACATGTTGGGGATAGTCGTGCCTATTTAGTTTGTGATGCTAATATCCAGCAACTTACAAAAGACCATTCCTTAGTAAATGAGCTTGTCAAGCAAGGGAAAATATCAAATGAAGAAGCATTAGTGCATCCGCAACGCAATATGATAACTAGGGCTTTGGGTACGAATGCTCAGGTTAGTGTAGATATAGAAAAGGTATCTTGGACTGACAACAACGTATTACTGCTATGTACTGATGGCTTAAGTGGTGTTGTATCCGGCGAAGAATTATTAGCAGCTTTTATAGAGAAGCAAGAGGTAGAAGACGCAGTTAACTATTTGCTAGAAAAAAGCTTAAAAGTTGATGGTAAGGATAACATTACAATCGTAGCAGTAAGAAAAAGACAGATTCAGGTTGATAGTGAAGGGGTGAATTAG
- the pknB gene encoding Stk1 family PASTA domain-containing Ser/Thr kinase yields MSKNKTLVNRYTLLEKVGGGGMAVVYKATDNILNRTVAIKLLRQEFCHDPEFVKNFENEAQAAASLSHPNVVNIFDVGKDGDDHFIVMEYIDGRTLKEVIQERAPLPSAEVIEIAKQICDALEHAHQNQIIHRDIKPHNILINKFGSIKVTDFGIARAVTSSTITYQADTVLGSVHYFSPEQARGGVASATSDIYSLGVVMYEMLTGKLPFSGESPISIALKHLQDELTEPSIYNQEIPSNLENIVLRALAKNPLHRYKSANQMLRDLKVALNRNFQIHRFRESDEQGQPTRVIPIIKDQDTPMRAKQDSKDIQKQVDVDEEETRSLIDHPAFKAGVAIFFIVLISTISFYLYKSFVEILYVPETTMPAVEGELLSDAIVEIREAGFNVENIIEEPRYDLLVPEGQIIRQDPSANSRLKINFSPIVLYVSLGKEPAEMPDLVGMTVSRAKQLLEQRNFEVTIEERFNENVPEGQVYDQMPRSYVEVFPDETEVILYVSKGLEAFSMPNLVGQSLNEAERVLQEHQLVRGTIHQESSYVVQKGEVTRQAPFAEGNEVTRGEIIDIWISSGYPNEARFYEEAIFVQPTQPGQNTDVIIKVNDARGRDQIFYERTIADEELFTVQIVLAPNTIGVIEVYLNGVFVDSKAVSY; encoded by the coding sequence GTGAGCAAGAATAAAACTCTTGTAAATAGATATACCCTGCTAGAGAAAGTTGGCGGAGGTGGAATGGCTGTTGTTTACAAGGCAACAGACAACATTCTAAATAGAACAGTCGCAATTAAGCTTCTTCGTCAAGAATTCTGCCATGACCCTGAATTTGTAAAAAACTTTGAAAATGAAGCACAGGCAGCAGCAAGTTTATCCCATCCAAACGTCGTAAATATATTTGATGTTGGCAAAGATGGCGATGATCACTTTATCGTCATGGAGTACATTGATGGTCGAACCCTTAAAGAAGTTATACAAGAGCGTGCACCACTTCCGAGTGCTGAGGTAATTGAAATCGCAAAACAAATCTGTGATGCCCTGGAACACGCCCATCAAAATCAAATTATTCACAGAGATATAAAGCCACATAATATTTTAATCAATAAATTTGGCAGTATTAAGGTGACTGACTTTGGAATAGCCCGTGCAGTTACATCGTCAACAATCACGTATCAAGCTGATACAGTTTTAGGATCTGTGCATTACTTTTCACCAGAGCAAGCACGAGGAGGTGTAGCATCAGCTACATCTGATATTTATTCTCTAGGCGTGGTAATGTATGAAATGCTAACTGGAAAATTGCCTTTCTCAGGTGAAAGTCCGATTAGCATCGCCTTAAAACATCTACAGGACGAGCTGACTGAACCATCAATTTACAATCAAGAGATACCAAGTAATTTAGAAAATATTGTACTACGGGCGCTGGCAAAGAACCCTTTGCATCGTTATAAATCTGCTAATCAGATGCTTAGGGATTTAAAGGTAGCTCTAAATCGCAATTTTCAGATTCACAGATTTCGTGAATCAGATGAACAAGGGCAGCCAACCCGCGTAATACCGATAATAAAAGACCAAGACACCCCAATGCGAGCAAAGCAGGATTCTAAAGATATACAAAAACAAGTCGATGTGGATGAAGAAGAGACGCGAAGTCTTATCGACCACCCTGCCTTCAAAGCCGGTGTAGCGATATTTTTTATCGTATTAATAAGTACTATCTCATTTTATTTATATAAGTCGTTTGTTGAGATTTTATATGTACCAGAAACAACTATGCCAGCAGTCGAAGGTGAATTACTAAGCGATGCTATAGTTGAAATCAGGGAAGCGGGTTTTAATGTTGAGAACATTATTGAGGAGCCTCGTTACGATTTATTAGTACCAGAAGGACAAATTATCAGACAGGATCCTTCTGCAAACAGTAGACTAAAAATTAATTTTTCACCAATTGTACTATATGTAAGCCTTGGAAAAGAGCCAGCTGAGATGCCAGATTTAGTTGGAATGACCGTTTCAAGGGCTAAGCAATTATTAGAACAACGTAATTTTGAGGTCACTATTGAGGAGCGCTTCAATGAGAATGTACCTGAGGGACAAGTGTACGATCAAATGCCAAGATCATATGTTGAAGTCTTTCCAGATGAAACAGAGGTAATACTTTATGTAAGTAAAGGGTTAGAGGCGTTTTCTATGCCAAATCTTGTTGGGCAATCTCTGAATGAAGCGGAGCGTGTTCTCCAGGAACATCAGTTAGTACGTGGAACTATACATCAAGAGTCGAGCTATGTTGTTCAGAAAGGTGAAGTCACACGCCAAGCTCCGTTTGCAGAAGGTAATGAAGTTACCCGCGGAGAGATTATAGATATTTGGATATCCAGTGGCTATCCTAATGAAGCACGCTTTTATGAAGAGGCAATTTTTGTCCAACCAACACAGCCTGGTCAAAATACGGATGTAATTATTAAAGTTAATGATGCCAGGGGTAGAGACCAGATATTCTATGAGCGAACAATTGCTGATGAGGAATTATTTACAGTTCAAATTGTATTAGCACCAAATACTATAGGGGTTATAGAAGTATATCTAAATGGTGTTTTCGTAGATTCGAAAGCAGTATCCTATTAG
- the rsgA gene encoding ribosome small subunit-dependent GTPase A, producing the protein MSEGTIVKALSGFFYVQDDEDKQIYECRGRGILKKNNVSPLVGDYVNYTSLPGNQGVIEEIKPRKNEFFRPKVANVDQVLLVFTHIEPAWNQRLLDRFIVMAESVDVEAVLVINKIDMLNQEQQLDMETNRQLYEGLGYRVILTSAESGDGKAELLDALKDKISMFSGQSGVGKSSLLNMLDPGLELKTGDISNKLKRGKHTTRHVELFPLANGGYVVDTPGFSQIDLSIIGDSSLIAKFFREINEVGEHCKYRGCTHTAEDSCKVIEYVEQGKIDAQRYKHYTELVEEINDYNKNKY; encoded by the coding sequence ATGTCAGAAGGTACAATCGTTAAAGCATTAAGTGGATTCTTCTACGTTCAAGATGATGAAGACAAACAAATATATGAGTGTAGAGGTCGAGGAATTCTAAAGAAAAATAATGTGTCACCATTGGTAGGCGACTACGTCAACTACACCTCGTTACCAGGTAATCAAGGTGTCATTGAGGAGATTAAGCCTCGCAAGAACGAATTTTTCAGACCTAAGGTAGCGAATGTAGATCAAGTATTGCTAGTGTTCACCCATATTGAGCCAGCATGGAATCAACGTTTATTGGACCGGTTTATCGTTATGGCAGAATCGGTAGATGTAGAGGCAGTATTGGTGATTAATAAAATTGATATGCTTAATCAAGAACAACAATTGGATATGGAAACCAATCGACAACTTTATGAGGGGCTAGGGTATAGAGTCATTTTAACTTCAGCTGAATCTGGTGACGGGAAAGCAGAACTATTAGATGCTCTTAAGGATAAAATTTCAATGTTTTCTGGACAATCAGGCGTAGGGAAATCTAGCTTACTTAATATGCTAGATCCTGGTTTGGAGCTTAAAACAGGTGATATAAGTAATAAGCTTAAACGTGGTAAGCATACAACGCGCCACGTAGAGCTTTTCCCCTTAGCAAACGGAGGTTATGTGGTTGATACCCCAGGTTTTAGCCAAATTGATCTATCTATTATAGGGGACAGCTCCTTAATTGCTAAATTTTTTAGAGAGATAAACGAAGTTGGTGAGCATTGTAAATATAGAGGATGCACCCATACTGCAGAAGATAGCTGCAAAGTTATTGAATATGTCGAGCAAGGAAAAATAGATGCCCAGAGATACAAGCATTATACGGAACTTGTAGAAGAAATAAACGATTACAACAAAAATAAGTATTAG
- the rpe gene encoding ribulose-phosphate 3-epimerase, protein MSIKIAPSILSADFAKLGDEIKLVEKAGVDMIHIDVMDGHFVPNITIGPLVVKAIKPITSLPLDVHLMIENADLYIADFCKAGADIITVHAEACTHLHRTIQLIKSHGVKAAVSLNPATPLNVLEYVLPDVDMVLIMSVNPGFGGQSFIPSAITKIKQLKQMIDEQNLNIDIQVDGGVNDKTAKEVINAGANVLVAGSYLFGHEDIDNRVRLLRG, encoded by the coding sequence ATGTCAATAAAAATTGCACCTTCAATACTGTCGGCAGACTTTGCAAAATTAGGCGATGAAATAAAATTAGTAGAAAAAGCTGGAGTTGACATGATACATATTGATGTTATGGACGGTCACTTTGTGCCAAACATTACAATCGGACCATTAGTTGTAAAAGCCATTAAACCTATTACATCATTACCGCTGGATGTACATTTAATGATTGAGAATGCCGATTTATATATAGCGGACTTTTGTAAAGCTGGGGCTGATATTATTACAGTACACGCTGAGGCCTGTACACATTTACATCGGACGATACAGCTTATTAAAAGTCATGGAGTTAAAGCAGCAGTTTCCTTAAATCCTGCTACTCCATTAAATGTACTAGAATACGTTTTACCAGATGTAGATATGGTACTAATCATGTCTGTAAATCCTGGCTTTGGTGGCCAGTCATTTATTCCAAGTGCAATAACTAAGATTAAGCAATTAAAGCAGATGATAGATGAGCAGAATTTAAATATTGACATTCAAGTTGACGGCGGCGTTAACGATAAAACAGCTAAAGAAGTAATTAATGCTGGAGCAAATGTTCTAGTTGCAGGATCTTATTTATTTGGACATGAAGATATTGATAATAGGGTGAGATTGTTACGTGGCTAA
- a CDS encoding thiamine diphosphokinase, producing the protein MANSNIHVKIVTGYANTQIDKVANDYIIAVDSGISLLRKQLITPDCLVGDLDSAPEEDVMWAVDKGVDIIKFPSEKDQVDTELALEQAYLQQPGEITIYNDLTGRFDQAIALVYLLLKPLKKNIPCRIVGKYNQVCLVDTQITLTKCDAFVSILPFTPTAQATATGLKYQLPAILEADNPIGISNEFIGKEAEIKVKQGIILLVMSKIV; encoded by the coding sequence GTGGCTAACTCAAATATTCATGTGAAAATCGTTACTGGTTACGCTAATACACAAATTGATAAAGTAGCAAATGATTATATCATAGCAGTTGATAGTGGTATTAGCTTATTAAGAAAGCAATTAATTACCCCTGACTGCCTAGTAGGAGATTTAGATTCAGCCCCAGAGGAAGATGTTATGTGGGCTGTAGATAAAGGTGTAGATATAATTAAATTTCCTAGTGAAAAGGATCAAGTAGATACAGAGCTAGCATTAGAGCAGGCATATCTACAGCAGCCTGGTGAAATAACCATTTATAACGATTTAACAGGAAGATTTGATCAAGCAATAGCATTAGTATACCTCCTTCTAAAGCCTCTAAAAAAGAACATTCCTTGTAGGATTGTCGGCAAATATAATCAGGTATGTTTAGTTGATACACAGATTACATTAACTAAATGCGATGCCTTTGTTTCAATCCTACCTTTTACCCCTACGGCGCAGGCAACTGCTACTGGACTAAAGTATCAGCTGCCAGCTATCCTTGAAGCAGATAATCCTATTGGAATAAGTAATGAATTTATAGGAAAAGAAGCAGAAATAAAAGTAAAACAGGGAATAATTTTATTGGTCATGAGTAAAATTGTATAA
- the spoVM gene encoding stage V sporulation protein SpoVM, translating to MRFYTIKLPRFLGGIVKSFISLFQKNG from the coding sequence TTGCGCTTTTATACGATTAAATTGCCGAGGTTTTTAGGAGGAATCGTAAAATCTTTTATCAGCTTGTTTCAGAAAAATGGGTAA
- the rpmB gene encoding 50S ribosomal protein L28 — MAKRCDICEKDSRSGFHVSHSNRKTKREWKPNIQKVRAVMNGSVKRINVCTSCIRSGKVTRAI, encoded by the coding sequence ATGGCAAAGCGTTGTGATATTTGTGAAAAGGATTCTCGCTCAGGATTTCATGTGAGTCACTCAAATAGAAAAACAAAACGTGAATGGAAACCAAATATTCAAAAAGTTCGAGCAGTTATGAACGGTTCTGTAAAACGTATTAACGTTTGCACCAGCTGTATCAGATCAGGTAAAGTTACTCGAGCTATTTAA
- a CDS encoding Asp23/Gls24 family envelope stress response protein — translation MTINYINEKGKIDIGEQVVAVIAGMAAIDSYGIVGMASRHQIKDGISELLKKDNLSKGIEVYTKDEKVYIDLHIVVSYGVKISEVAQNVQEKVKYILENQIGVKVEEVNVIVQGVKVLAE, via the coding sequence ATGACCATAAATTATATTAATGAAAAAGGCAAGATAGATATTGGAGAGCAAGTAGTTGCCGTAATCGCAGGTATGGCTGCAATCGATAGCTATGGAATTGTTGGGATGGCTAGTAGACATCAGATTAAAGATGGTATTTCCGAATTATTAAAAAAAGATAATTTGTCAAAAGGTATAGAAGTTTATACAAAAGATGAAAAAGTATATATTGATTTACATATCGTTGTTAGCTATGGAGTTAAAATTTCAGAGGTAGCGCAAAACGTTCAAGAAAAAGTTAAATATATTTTAGAAAATCAAATTGGCGTCAAAGTGGAAGAAGTGAATGTAATAGTTCAAGGGGTTAAAGTTTTGGCAGAATAG